One window of the Solanum stenotomum isolate F172 chromosome 11, ASM1918654v1, whole genome shotgun sequence genome contains the following:
- the LOC125844873 gene encoding uncharacterized protein LOC125844873, with protein sequence MGTLSPKLATGILHFPSHRHHCKLPSLLPVNFNSSTGNSFGCSRCSNVKVKTVKCKATEVSVAEGSSAANWVPVVPLSALPKGERRVIIQDGETILLLWYKDDVFAIENRSPAEGAYSEGLLNAKLTQDGCIVCPTTDSTFYLQNGAIKEWYPNNPVLRVLTPALRNLFVYPVKTDDENIYISMRGGKIDASAEIVFSGKAQPGVTATDVNVDEVRMVIDEGQEAFGFTGRNELINGKAAVIGFLLLLDFELLTGKGLLKGTGFLDFIYSVSDAFK encoded by the exons ATGGGCACCCTATCTCCCAAGCTAGCCACCGGAATTCTCCATTTCCCGTCTCACCGCCACCACTGTAAACTGCCTTCACTCCTCCCTGTCAACTTCAATTCATCAACAGGCAACAGTTTTGGTTGTAGTAGATGTAGCAATGTCAAGGTGAAGACAGTAAAATGCAAGGCAACTGAGGTTTCAGTTGCGGAAGGGTCATCGGCGGCCAATTGGGTGCCTGTGGTTCCGTTGTCAGCACTGCCAAAAGGAGAGAGACGTGTTATTATACAAGATGGGGAAACTATACTCCTGCTTTGGTATAAAGATGATGTTTTTGCTATTGAAAATCGTTCCCCTGCTGAAGGTGCTTATAGCGAAGGACTTCTTAATGCTAAGCTCACTCAG GATGGATGTATCGTGTGTCCTACAACAGATAGCACATTTTATCTGCAAAATGGAGCCATCAAAGAATGGTATCCAAATAATCCTGTGCTGAGAGTCCTTACTCCCGCCTTGagaaatttgtttgtttatccTGTTAAAACCGACGATGAGAATATCTACATCAGCATGAGAGGTGGAAAAATTGATGCATCTGCAGAGATTGTTTTCAGTGGAAAGGCTCAACCTGGTGTAACAGCAACTGACGTGAATGTAGACGAG GTAAGAATGGTTATCGACGAGGGTCAAGAGGCCTTTGGGTTCACGGGAAGGAATGAACTGATAAATGGAAAAGCAGCAGTAATTGGTTTCCTGTTGCTACTGGATTTTGAACTCTTGACCGGCAAAGGTCTTCTCAAAGGAACAGGGTTCTTGGACTTCATTTACTCAGTTTCAGATGCTTTCAAATGA